The following nucleotide sequence is from Candidatus Bipolaricaulis sibiricus.
AGCGTACGACCTCCCGCGGGCCGGCAGAGCGTCGAGGATGCAAGGAGGTGGTTATCCCGGTCCACGGGGCCATGGCCGTGCGGACCGACGGCTCGGCGACACCCCTCCACGCGGACCCCGCGTCGCTCCTGTGTGCGAAGGTCCGGTTTGGGAGCGAGCTTCGATCACGGTCTCCCCGGGTGGTGACCGATGCCGTGCCGGACCCCATGGCGCGTGACCGACACGCCAGCCTAGACGTGCTCGGTCCCCTTCGCGATCGCAACTACCTGAGAGAAGGTCTCCGGATCACGGTGGGCGAGGTCGGCCAGCATCTTGCGGTTCAGTCCCACGCCGGCCTTGCGCAATCCCCCCATGAAACTGGAGTACGAAACCCCGTGCGTGCGAGTAGCAGCGCCGATCCGGATCATCCACAGCTGACGCATCACGCGTTTCTCGAGCTTTCGCGACACGTACTGGTGCCGCAACGCCTTGATCACGGACTGCTTGGCGATGCGGTAGCATGATCCGCGCTTACCCTGGAACCCCTTGGCCAGCTTCAGAACCTTGCGCCGTCGCCGGCCATGCTTCACCCCACCTGGAACTCGCATCTCTGTCCCTCCCTAGATGTTCAGTATGCGCCGCAGTCGCTTGCGATCGGCGCCCAGCACCTCGGCGGGTCGACCCGCCTCGCGGCGGTACTGAGGCCTCATCTTCGACAGCTTGTGCTTCCGATTAGCACGCTGATGGAAGATCCTCCCTGTTGCCGAAACCTTAAACCTCTTCGCTGACGCTCTGTGCGTTCTTGTCTTCAACGCGTCCTCCTTTGCGGGGAAGGGGGACAAGCAACATCTGCAGGGTCCTTCCCTTGCTCATCGTATCCTGGTCTACCTTGGCCATGTCCTCCGTGGCGGTCGCTACGCGGGCCAGGATCTCCTCGCCCTTCGCGGTGTGGATGATCTGGCGTCCCTTGAAGAACACGGATACGCGCACCTTGTGGCCGTCTTCGAGGAACTCGCGGATCCGCGCAAGCTTCGTCTGGAAGTCATGTTCCCCAGTCTGGATCGTGAACTTCACCTCTTTGAGCCGCGACGCCTTCTGCTGCTTCTTCTCCCGCTTGCCCTGTTGGTATCGGTACTTCCCGTAGTTCACGATCTTGCAGACAACCGGATTCGCCTCCGGGGCCACCTCCACGAGATCAAGCCCCTTCTCGCGCGCCAGGGCCAGTGCCCGGTCAATGGGCAGCACGCCTAAGCTGCGTCCTTCAGGGTCGATCAGGAGAACTTCTCGCGATCGGATCTGCTCGTTTACTCGAAACTCCCGTCGAATGGGTCCCTCCTCATACCACGCATTCTAGCCGCCCTCGCGCCGGGCGGCCACGCCGTACAGCCCGTGTTCGCGGATCCAGCGATCCACCTCAGTGGGGATCATCCCCGCAGTCGGCATTCCTTCACGATAGCGGCGGCGGAGCTCGGAAGAGGAGATGGAGATGAGGGGCATGTTGAGCACGTGAACCTCGGCGGCGGTGAACGGGGGGCGGTGGAACTGGGCGGGTGAGGCTCCAGGGCGGGGAGCGACGATAAACGGACAGCTCTCCAAGAGCCTCCTCCAATCGCGCCAGGTCTCGATGCGGGCGAAGATGTCCGCCCCCACGATGTAGGCCACGCCCTCAGGGTGGAGTTCCTTCATTGCGGCGACGGTGTCCACGGTGTAGGACGGGCCGGGCCGGTCGACCTCGATGCGGGACACGGAGAACCGTGGACGGTCCTTCACTGCGAGGCAGACCAGCGTGTACCGTGTCTCCGCAGGTGTGCCCTCGTCTACGGTGCGGTGAGGGGGGCAGCCGGTAGGAATGAACACCACCTCTCGCAGCCCGAACTGCCGCAGCGCCTCCTCGGCCACGCGCAGGTGGCCTGTGTGAATGGGGTTAAACGTGCCGCCGAACAGCCCGGTTCTACCCTGCAAACTCAAACTCCTGCCCTCCGATGTGCACGGTCGTGCCAGGGGCCACCCCTCGTCGCTGGAGTGCAGCGATGACGCCCAGACGCTCGAGCCGCTGTTGAAAGTACTTCTGGGCATCAGGGGTGGAGAGGTCCAGACGCTGTGCCAGTCGCTCCACGATCGGACCGCGCACTGCGAACTGCCCCTCGGTCTCGACCACCTCGAACGGGATAGCATCCGGGGTGAGCTTCCACACGCGTCTGGCTGGCGGGAGAGCCGCCGGCGTGGGGGGGGGGATCTCCTGAAGTGCCCGCCAGAGGTGGAACAGCAGCTCGCGGACCCCGCGTCCAGTGACCGCGGAGATCGGGTGGAGGACGATCCCTTCGCTGCGGAACCGCTCGACCTCGG
It contains:
- a CDS encoding LSU ribosomal protein L20p, which codes for MRVPGGVKHGRRRRKVLKLAKGFQGKRGSCYRIAKQSVIKALRHQYVSRKLEKRVMRQLWMIRIGAATRTHGVSYSSFMGGLRKAGVGLNRKMLADLAHRDPETFSQVVAIAKGTEHV
- a CDS encoding LSU ribosomal protein L35p, with amino-acid sequence MKTRTHRASAKRFKVSATGRIFHQRANRKHKLSKMRPQYRREAGRPAEVLGADRKRLRRILNI
- a CDS encoding Translation initiation factor 3, which produces MLPIDRALALAREKGLDLVEVAPEANPVVCKIVNYGKYRYQQGKREKKQQKASRLKEVKFTIQTGEHDFQTKLARIREFLEDGHKVRVSVFFKGRQIIHTAKGEEILARVATATEDMAKVDQDTMSKGRTLQMLLVPLPRKGGRVEDKNAQSVSEEV
- a CDS encoding Nicotinate-nucleotide adenylyltransferase, producing the protein MQGRTGLFGGTFNPIHTGHLRVAEEALRQFGLREVVFIPTGCPPHRTVDEGTPAETRYTLVCLAVKDRPRFSVSRIEVDRPGPSYTVDTVAAMKELHPEGVAYIVGADIFARIETWRDWRRLLESCPFIVAPRPGASPAQFHRPPFTAAEVHVLNMPLISISSSELRRRYREGMPTAGMIPTEVDRWIREHGLYGVAARREGG